The Carassius auratus strain Wakin chromosome 5, ASM336829v1, whole genome shotgun sequence genome includes a window with the following:
- the LOC113086799 gene encoding adenylate kinase isoenzyme 1-like isoform X2, producing MADKLKDAKIVFVVGGPGSGKGTQCEKIVAKYGYTHLSSGDLLRAEVASGSERGKQLQAIMQKGELVPLDTVLDMIKEAMIAKADVSKGYLIDGYPREVKQGEEFEKKIGAPALLLYVDAKAETMVKRLMKRGETSGRADDNEETIKKRLDLYYKATEPVIAYYEKRGIVRKINSELPVDEVFAIVEKAIDELK from the exons ATGGCAG ATAAACTTAAAGATGCTAAGATCGTCTTTGTGGTGG GTGGCCCCGGCTCTGGAAAAGGCACCCAGTGTGAGAAGATTGTGGCAAAGTATGGCTACACTCACCTGTCCTCAGGTGACCTGCTGCGTGCGGAGGTGGCGTCCGGCTCAGAGAGGGGCAAACAGCTCCAGGCCATCATGCAGAAGGGAGAACTCGTGCCTTTG GACACAGTTCTGGACATGATCAAAGAAGCCATGATCGCCAAGGCTGACGTCTCAAAGGGCTACCTGATCGACGGATACCCTCGTGAGGTCAAACAGGGAGAGGAGTTTGAGAAGAAG atcGGCGCTCCAGCTCTGCTGCTGTACGTTGATGCCAAAGCCGAGACCATGGTGAAGAGGCTGATGAAGCGCGGAGAGACAAGCGGGCGTGCAGACGACAATGAGGAGACCATTAAGAAACGTCTGGATCTCTATTACAAAGCCACTGAGCCCGTCATCGCTTACTATGAGAAACGCGGCATTGTTAGGAAG ATTAACTCGGAGCTGCCGGTTGATGAGGTATTTGCTATTGTTGAAAAAGCTATCGATGAGCTGAAGTAA
- the LOC113086799 gene encoding adenylate kinase isoenzyme 1-like isoform X1, translated as MGLGCLSKSAVAVLKTDDKLKDAKIVFVVGGPGSGKGTQCEKIVAKYGYTHLSSGDLLRAEVASGSERGKQLQAIMQKGELVPLDTVLDMIKEAMIAKADVSKGYLIDGYPREVKQGEEFEKKIGAPALLLYVDAKAETMVKRLMKRGETSGRADDNEETIKKRLDLYYKATEPVIAYYEKRGIVRKINSELPVDEVFAIVEKAIDELK; from the exons ATGGGCTTAGGTTGCTTGAGTAAATCAGCAGTCGCCGTGCTGAAGACAGATG ATAAACTTAAAGATGCTAAGATCGTCTTTGTGGTGG GTGGCCCCGGCTCTGGAAAAGGCACCCAGTGTGAGAAGATTGTGGCAAAGTATGGCTACACTCACCTGTCCTCAGGTGACCTGCTGCGTGCGGAGGTGGCGTCCGGCTCAGAGAGGGGCAAACAGCTCCAGGCCATCATGCAGAAGGGAGAACTCGTGCCTTTG GACACAGTTCTGGACATGATCAAAGAAGCCATGATCGCCAAGGCTGACGTCTCAAAGGGCTACCTGATCGACGGATACCCTCGTGAGGTCAAACAGGGAGAGGAGTTTGAGAAGAAG atcGGCGCTCCAGCTCTGCTGCTGTACGTTGATGCCAAAGCCGAGACCATGGTGAAGAGGCTGATGAAGCGCGGAGAGACAAGCGGGCGTGCAGACGACAATGAGGAGACCATTAAGAAACGTCTGGATCTCTATTACAAAGCCACTGAGCCCGTCATCGCTTACTATGAGAAACGCGGCATTGTTAGGAAG ATTAACTCGGAGCTGCCGGTTGATGAGGTATTTGCTATTGTTGAAAAAGCTATCGATGAGCTGAAGTAA